One segment of Rosa chinensis cultivar Old Blush chromosome 6, RchiOBHm-V2, whole genome shotgun sequence DNA contains the following:
- the LOC112170758 gene encoding uncharacterized protein LOC112170758: protein MEATGFSGGIWLLWDKSKLSVDVIDAHSQAITAKINLPRASSWILSIIYASPTYSMRASLWGYLENVFAAAGLPYALIGDFNELLDSSDKNMGSLVGLFGGLRDWVNRNGIIDIGFQGSAYTWTNGRIKERLERRLHSNNLSNCDAMPFKFQAMWLTHSNFTPFIAQTWNAAPGDFQGIQKSRDKSNNPFLIQLEDDLLKEYEVIRDQESLLWRQKSRDKWLQDGDRNTRFFHLTTVIRRRKNKIEGLFDDNEEWHCDMAHMKGIAVQFFTSLFSDNNGDELRFFIPYLFPIIETQLLSSTTAEITMNEVKKAMFSIGGLKAPGYLIVKLTYIDAKVCDFWDNNVWNMKLLSSCLPSDIIHKIISVPPGFDGCGEHVQIWGKTSNGVL, encoded by the exons ATGGAAGCTACTGGATTTTCAGGTGGTATTTGGCTCTTATGGGACAAATCCAAGCTTTCTGTTGATGTGATTGATGCCCATTCTCAGGCTATTACTGCCAAGATTAATTTACCTCGGGCTTCTAGTTGGATTCTATCTATTATTTATGCTAGTCCTACTTATTCCATGAGAGCTTCTTTATGGGGATATTTGGAGAATGTATTTGCTGCAGCTGGTCTTCCTTATGCTCTCATTGGTGATTTCAATGAATTACTTGACAGTTCTGATAAAAATATGGGATCTCTTGTTGGTCTCTTTGGTGGTTTAAGAGATTGGGTGAATAGGAATGGTATCATTGACATTGGTTTCCAAGGCTCTGCTTACACTTGGACCAATGGTAGAATCAAGGAAAGGTTGGAAAGAAGG CTTCACTCAAATAACTTGAGTAATTGTGATGCTATGCCATTCAAATTTCAAGCCATGTGGCTCACTCACTCTAATTTTACTCCTTTTATTGCTCAAACTTGGAATGCTGCTCCTGGTGACTTCCAAG GTATTCAGAAGTCTCGGGATAAGAGCAATAATCCTTTCCTTATTCAACTTGAAGATGATCTCCTTAAAGAGTATGAAGTAATCAGAGATCAAGAAAGCCTTTTATGGAGACAAAAATCTAGAGATAAGTGGCTACAAGATGGTGACAGAAACACAAGATTCTTTCATTTGACTACTGTTATCAGGAGGAGGAAAAATAAGATTGAAGGTCTGTTTGATGATAATGAAGAATGGCATTGTGATATGGCTCATATGAAAGGTATTGCGGTTCAATTTTTTACATCCCTTTTCTCTGATAATAATGGTGATGAATTAAGATTTTTTATTCCTTACCTATTTCCAATCATTGAGACTCAACTCCTTTCTTCTACCACTGCTGAAATCACCATGAATGAGGTTAAAAAAGCTATGTTCTCAATTGGAGGATTAAAAGCTCCAG GTTACCTGATTGTCAAATTAACATATATTGATGCCAAAGTTTGCGACTTTTGGGACAATAATGTTTGGAACATGAAACTCTTATCTTCTTGCTTACCTTCAGACATTATTCACAAGATTATATCTGTTCCCCCTGGTTTTGATGGATGTGGTGAGCATGTTCAAATCTGGGGAAAAACTTCTAATGGAGTTTTGTGA
- the LOC112170759 gene encoding uncharacterized protein LOC112170759: MRTVNVTSEYYFNILSWKKPLPGTAKLNVDGARCCTNGCIAAGGVLRDYNEDWICSFQANLDYAILDNLILHGNIESHPLGAIIKSCRHMLSLFDSVNLMHIFRECNGTADALAKSGLDHDHGVVVFDSPPPQAATAFLDDLCEVSRSKSYVRLVI; the protein is encoded by the exons ATGAGAACTGTCAATGTCACTAGTGAATATTATTTCAACATCTTGTCTTGGAAAAAGCCTCTCCCTGGAACTGCAAAGCTGAATGTTGATGGTGCTCGATGTTGTACTAATGGTTGCATTGCTGCTGGTGGAGTCTTAAGAGATTATAATGAGGATTGGATCTGCAGTTTTCAGGCCAACCTTG ACTATGCAATATTAGACAATTTAATTCTTCATGGGAATATTGAATCCCACCCTCTTGGTGCTATCATTAAGAGCTGCAGACACATGCTTTCTCTATTCGATTCTGTGAACCTCATGCATATTTTCAGAGAATGCAATGGCACAGCGGATGCTCTTGCTAAATCAGGACTTGATCATGACCATGGTGTTGTCGTATTCGACTCCCCTCCTCCCCAAGCTGCTACTGCATTTCTTGATGATCTTTGTGAAGTTTCCAGATCCAAGTCTTATGTTAGACTTGTAATTTag
- the LOC112171878 gene encoding uncharacterized protein LOC112171878 encodes MEGLIPYLLHAIKKQRPQHKFRSFSGTGSNSNRSYHLLTGGNDSLEGSSHRRTRSEFPAPATADLFEQRSELQFAYSRSYKEESVVSAAAASLPGGSKKGFYPYQAASRKYK; translated from the coding sequence ATGGAGGGTTTGATTCCTTATCTTCTCCACGCCATCAAGAAGCAAAGGCCTCAGCACAAGTTTAGGTCATTTTCCGGGACCGGGAGCAACTCCAACCGGAGCTACCATCTCCTCACCGGTGGCAATGACTCCTTAGAGGGGTCATCTCACCGCCGGACGCGATCTGAGTTCCCAGCTCCTGCCACTGCTGACTTGTTCGAGCAGCGATCGGAGCTTCAATTTGCTTATTCACGAAGCTACAAGGAAGAAAGTGTTGTTTCTGCAGCTGCGGCTTCCTTGCCTGGAGGATCAAAGAAGGGTTTCTATCCTTACCAAGCAGCTAGCAGGAAGTACAAGTGA